Proteins encoded within one genomic window of Synechococcus sp. PCC 7335:
- a CDS encoding NCS2 family permease codes for MTQPDLELQPKQPRKPPGSPPPPYSGWQASVANYFRFEHYRTNFRTEILAGLTTFMTMAYILVVHPLIMSDAVFLQEPGDLFRELVVVTGVAAAIGTLVMGLYAKYPFVQAPGMGTNAFFAYSVVLGLGIDWRVAMAAVLIEGIIFIGLTVTDVRRHLIAAVPHCIKASTTVGIGMFLAYIGLSGDTAVGGAGLIVANEVTKTAFGSFREPATLLATFGIFLSIFFIIRRIKGALLWGIGGTAILGWMFGAAQAPSEIVAIPEFPSDLVGQAFVGLGGINGSNIIDFLAILLVFLFVDMFDTIGTLMGVGTQAGYIDDRGELPRANQALSADAIATTAGAVMGTSTVTTFAESAAGVAEGGRTGLTAVVAGLMFIVALLFVPIFEAVPAFATAPALLIVGILMMSSVLSIRWDDLSEAIPAFVTIFFIPLGFSIAAGLSAGLVLYPFTKVAAGRSHEIPVITWVLAAIFIFRFAFETLRFG; via the coding sequence ATGACTCAGCCTGATCTAGAGCTTCAGCCAAAGCAACCTAGAAAACCGCCTGGCTCTCCTCCACCTCCTTATTCGGGATGGCAAGCGTCGGTTGCAAACTATTTCCGGTTTGAGCACTATCGAACCAACTTCCGTACGGAGATCTTGGCTGGGTTAACGACCTTTATGACCATGGCCTACATCCTAGTAGTGCATCCGCTCATCATGTCCGATGCAGTTTTCCTGCAGGAGCCGGGTGATCTGTTTCGTGAGCTAGTGGTGGTGACTGGAGTGGCTGCTGCTATTGGGACGCTAGTGATGGGTCTCTATGCCAAGTATCCATTTGTACAGGCACCTGGCATGGGAACTAACGCTTTTTTTGCCTATTCAGTTGTCTTGGGCCTGGGTATCGATTGGCGAGTCGCGATGGCTGCGGTTCTAATCGAAGGCATCATTTTTATTGGCCTAACAGTTACTGATGTTCGTCGACATTTGATTGCAGCTGTTCCTCACTGCATTAAGGCTTCTACAACGGTTGGAATTGGAATGTTTCTAGCTTACATTGGCCTGAGTGGAGATACTGCAGTTGGTGGGGCAGGTTTGATTGTTGCCAACGAGGTGACAAAAACAGCATTTGGTAGCTTTAGGGAACCGGCTACTTTGCTGGCGACCTTTGGCATTTTTCTTTCTATCTTTTTTATCATTAGAAGAATTAAAGGAGCGCTGCTTTGGGGGATTGGTGGCACCGCTATTTTAGGTTGGATGTTTGGCGCAGCGCAGGCTCCTAGCGAAATCGTAGCTATTCCAGAATTTCCTTCAGATCTCGTTGGTCAAGCGTTTGTTGGCCTAGGGGGTATCAACGGCAGCAACATTATTGACTTTCTAGCGATTCTGCTAGTCTTCCTGTTCGTTGATATGTTCGACACGATTGGTACCTTAATGGGGGTCGGCACACAGGCCGGCTACATTGACGATAGAGGTGAGCTCCCCCGGGCAAACCAGGCGCTATCAGCAGATGCGATCGCCACGACTGCTGGTGCAGTCATGGGCACTTCGACGGTTACGACCTTCGCTGAATCTGCAGCTGGCGTAGCAGAAGGCGGACGCACTGGACTGACGGCTGTTGTCGCGGGGCTGATGTTTATTGTGGCCCTGTTGTTTGTTCCCATCTTTGAGGCCGTTCCTGCTTTTGCTACCGCGCCTGCTTTATTAATTGTAGGAATACTAATGATGTCTAGCGTACTGAGCATTCGCTGGGACGATCTATCAGAAGCGATTCCTGCTTTTGTCACTATATTCTTTATTCCGCTAGGTTTTTCGATTGCTGCAGGACTCTCTGCTGGGCTAGTTCTCTATCCATTTACCAAAGTAGCCGCTGGACGCTCTCATGAGATTCCAGTGATTACGTGGGTGCTAGCCGCTATCTTTATCTTCCGATTTGCTTTCGAAACCTTGCGCTTCGGTTAA
- a CDS encoding endonuclease MutS2: MIQSETLTLLEWPRLCRHLATFTATNIGNVAAQRLLIPISQAESEALLSQTTEATQLESTSAGLQFGGIRDIGVALERSRLQGILSGDELLDIATTLAGARRLRRQIDAQEDLPVLQALVEDLRTFPELEQEIHRCIDDRGQVADRASTKLGNVRQQLKVIRDRIYSKLQRIIQRQGGALQEALITQRNDRFVLPVKAAQKDAVPGIVHDVSTSGSTLYVEPHSIVDNGNKRRALRKEEEVESEAIRQMLTYQVAEAFPDLEHLMITIVKLDLAAARARYGLWMEGNAPRFVNQEQITLRQLTHPLLLWQQEKEQKDKVVPTDLVMRPELRVVAITGPNTGGKTVTLKTLGLTALMAKVGMFIPAKEPVELPWFDSVLADIGDEQSIEQSLSTFSGHVKRIGRILDTIDELKGENEVANSLVLLDEVGAGTDPSEGSALAIALLKHLANNTRLTVATTHYGELKSLKYEDERFENASVEFDDEKLAPTYRLLWGIPGRSNALSIARRLGLKHSVLEQAKAQMGGTNDNVNTVIEGLEAQRQKQEKRAAEAEKLVARAEKFYKEVEARAQSLRDREQKLKRQQEKSVETSLLHARAEVAKVIRDLQKGGLTGQDAQRATEELNRIEEKRLPTGDHPAKVKSADTGYRPKVSERVRLASLGNQVAEVIEEADDDGKVAVRFGLMKMTVDLSDIESLKGEKAEPIERKPKAQPVPKTLPEAPMVKTESNTVDLRGMRVNEAESVIEEAIAKAKGPLWLIHGHGTGKLRRGVQAYLKTHPQVKSFEAADQVDGGKGVTVAKI; encoded by the coding sequence TTGATTCAATCTGAAACGCTTACGCTGCTAGAATGGCCCCGGCTATGTCGTCACTTAGCGACGTTTACCGCAACGAACATTGGCAATGTAGCCGCGCAGCGACTGCTGATTCCAATCAGCCAGGCAGAAAGTGAAGCGTTGCTATCTCAGACCACCGAAGCGACCCAGCTAGAATCTACGTCAGCAGGACTGCAGTTTGGTGGCATCCGTGATATTGGCGTGGCATTAGAGCGATCGCGTCTTCAAGGAATCCTCTCTGGCGACGAGCTGCTAGATATTGCGACTACGCTGGCCGGAGCGAGGCGGTTGCGTCGCCAGATAGACGCACAAGAAGATCTACCCGTCTTGCAGGCACTCGTTGAAGACTTACGGACGTTTCCTGAACTTGAGCAGGAGATTCATCGCTGCATTGACGATAGAGGACAAGTTGCTGATCGAGCAAGTACGAAATTAGGAAATGTGCGCCAGCAGCTCAAAGTAATTCGCGATCGCATCTACAGCAAGCTGCAGCGAATCATTCAGCGCCAAGGGGGAGCGCTACAAGAGGCCCTGATTACCCAGCGAAACGATCGCTTTGTCTTACCTGTAAAAGCAGCGCAAAAAGATGCCGTACCGGGGATTGTTCACGATGTTTCGACTAGCGGATCAACGCTGTATGTAGAGCCTCACAGCATCGTAGACAATGGTAATAAGCGCCGCGCCCTAAGGAAAGAAGAGGAAGTCGAATCAGAAGCTATTCGCCAGATGCTGACCTATCAAGTCGCTGAGGCATTTCCTGATCTAGAGCACCTGATGATCACGATCGTAAAGCTTGATCTCGCTGCCGCGCGGGCTCGCTATGGTTTATGGATGGAGGGTAATGCGCCTCGGTTTGTCAACCAAGAACAGATCACCTTGCGGCAACTAACCCATCCTCTGTTGTTATGGCAGCAGGAAAAAGAACAAAAAGATAAGGTAGTCCCCACGGATTTGGTGATGCGACCGGAGCTGCGAGTAGTTGCTATCACCGGACCCAATACAGGCGGTAAAACAGTTACGCTAAAGACGCTAGGGTTAACTGCGCTGATGGCAAAAGTGGGAATGTTTATTCCAGCCAAAGAACCCGTCGAACTGCCTTGGTTTGACTCTGTTTTAGCTGATATCGGTGACGAACAGTCAATTGAACAAAGCTTGTCTACTTTCTCAGGGCACGTTAAGCGGATCGGTCGTATTCTAGACACGATCGATGAGCTAAAAGGAGAAAACGAAGTTGCCAACTCGCTGGTGCTATTAGATGAAGTTGGCGCAGGAACCGACCCCTCTGAAGGCAGTGCTTTAGCGATCGCCCTGCTAAAGCACCTAGCAAACAATACCCGGCTGACCGTAGCGACAACTCACTACGGCGAACTCAAGTCTTTAAAGTACGAAGACGAGCGATTTGAAAATGCCTCCGTCGAGTTTGATGATGAAAAGCTTGCACCGACCTATCGTTTGCTATGGGGAATTCCAGGCCGCTCTAACGCGCTCTCAATCGCCAGACGATTAGGCTTAAAGCACAGCGTTCTAGAACAGGCCAAAGCGCAAATGGGTGGCACAAATGACAATGTGAATACCGTTATTGAGGGATTAGAAGCGCAGCGGCAAAAGCAAGAAAAACGAGCGGCTGAAGCAGAAAAGCTGGTGGCCAGGGCAGAGAAGTTCTACAAAGAAGTAGAAGCGCGGGCTCAAAGTCTACGCGATCGCGAGCAGAAGCTAAAGCGCCAGCAGGAAAAAAGCGTAGAAACCTCGCTGCTGCACGCTAGAGCAGAAGTCGCCAAAGTCATTCGAGATCTACAAAAAGGCGGACTTACAGGGCAAGACGCTCAAAGGGCAACAGAAGAGCTGAACCGAATCGAAGAAAAGCGGCTGCCTACCGGTGATCACCCAGCGAAGGTAAAATCAGCAGACACGGGCTATCGACCCAAAGTAAGCGAAAGAGTACGGCTAGCTAGCTTAGGAAATCAAGTTGCGGAAGTGATCGAAGAAGCAGACGACGACGGTAAGGTAGCCGTCCGGTTTGGCTTAATGAAAATGACTGTAGATCTCTCAGATATTGAATCGCTAAAAGGAGAAAAGGCAGAACCGATTGAGAGAAAGCCAAAAGCGCAGCCTGTACCGAAAACTCTGCCAGAAGCGCCAATGGTGAAGACCGAGAGTAATACGGTGGACTTGCGCGGTATGCGAGTTAATGAGGCGGAAAGTGTAATTGAAGAAGCGATCGCCAAAGCAAAGGGGCCATTGTGGCTGATTCACGGACACGGTACTGGCAAGCTACGACGCGGCGTTCAAGCGTACTTGAAAACACATCCGCAGGTCAAAAGTTTTGAAGCTGCTGACCAAGTGGACGGTGGTAAAGGTGTAACCGTTGCTAAAATCTGA
- a CDS encoding response regulator transcription factor produces MSSVLIVDDSPMLRDMLSSLLMDLGWSVSVAKDGSEAQAKITAELPDLVVLDVVMPKMNGYELCRWIKSNEATQDILVVLCSSKSEEFDLYWGIKQGADAYIIKPFQPDELLNTIKSLL; encoded by the coding sequence ATGAGCTCAGTACTAATCGTAGATGACAGCCCTATGCTCCGTGATATGCTCTCTAGCCTATTAATGGACTTAGGTTGGAGTGTATCTGTGGCTAAAGATGGCTCTGAAGCTCAAGCAAAAATTACTGCCGAGCTGCCTGATCTAGTGGTGCTAGATGTGGTCATGCCTAAAATGAATGGGTACGAGCTTTGCCGCTGGATAAAAAGCAACGAAGCCACCCAGGATATTCTGGTGGTTCTATGCTCTTCAAAGAGCGAAGAATTCGATCTTTACTGGGGTATTAAGCAGGGCGCAGATGCCTATATCATTAAGCCTTTCCAACCTGATGAACTTCTGAATACTATCAAATCGCTACTATGA
- a CDS encoding glutathione S-transferase family protein, with translation MPKRAALPPGLIVRTGKFVWNTMWHAMMSQMAPRNQKGDYVRPESSFRGREILPEAGRYRLIVGMSCPWAHRTLVTRALKGLEDAIALTIVYPSTDEGRWLFDTTQTDLPFTDCRSLPDFYSEASPGYKGRATVPVLWDSIANTIVNNESAEIIELLNSEFGKLATGPDLYPAVLKADIDSLNQKIYTNVNNGVYKCGFAQTQSAYDQAVTNLFATLDELDEILATNRYLCGDTLTLADVRLFTTLIRFDVAYHGIFKCNRRRISDYAHLNGYLAEIYQMPGIAQTCDIDAVKRDYFGNLFPLNPGGIVPIGPGWDNLKQPHGRALTA, from the coding sequence ATGCCCAAACGAGCAGCTCTGCCGCCGGGACTGATTGTCCGTACTGGAAAGTTTGTGTGGAACACGATGTGGCATGCAATGATGTCGCAAATGGCTCCGCGCAACCAAAAGGGTGACTATGTTCGGCCTGAAAGCTCATTTCGTGGCAGAGAAATTCTTCCAGAAGCAGGACGCTACCGATTAATTGTCGGTATGAGCTGTCCGTGGGCACATCGCACGTTGGTGACTCGGGCTCTGAAAGGATTGGAAGATGCGATCGCTCTGACGATTGTTTATCCCTCCACTGACGAGGGTAGGTGGCTGTTCGATACCACGCAGACCGATCTGCCTTTTACTGATTGCCGGAGCCTTCCAGATTTTTATAGTGAAGCGAGTCCTGGATACAAGGGGCGAGCCACCGTTCCGGTTTTGTGGGATAGCATAGCGAATACCATCGTCAACAACGAAAGCGCCGAGATTATTGAGCTGCTAAACAGCGAATTTGGAAAGCTGGCGACTGGCCCAGATCTCTACCCCGCTGTGCTTAAAGCAGATATCGACTCCCTCAATCAAAAGATCTATACCAACGTGAATAACGGCGTATACAAGTGTGGGTTTGCACAGACTCAATCTGCCTATGATCAAGCTGTCACTAACCTGTTTGCGACCTTAGACGAACTCGATGAAATCCTGGCTACTAATCGCTATCTCTGTGGCGATACTCTAACGCTAGCTGACGTTCGCTTGTTCACTACGCTGATTCGCTTCGATGTAGCCTATCACGGCATCTTCAAATGCAATCGCCGCCGCATCAGCGACTACGCACACCTGAATGGGTACTTAGCAGAGATCTATCAAATGCCTGGTATTGCCCAGACTTGCGATATTGACGCAGTAAAACGAGACTATTTCGGTAATCTGTTTCCTTTGAACCCCGGTGGCATTGTTCCGATCGGGCCGGGCTGGGATAATCTAAAGCAGCCCCATGGAAGAGCCCTCACCGCCTAG